The Aricia agestis chromosome 8, ilAriAges1.1, whole genome shotgun sequence genomic sequence GTCAAGCTAGTGAAGAGACGGTACAGAGCTTGTGGTTCTCGCGTCTACCTCCAGCGGTCAGAGCTGTATTAGCCGCTAGTGCAGACCAAAAACTGGACAACTTGTCGCCGATTGCGGATAAAGTGATGGAGAGTATGCACCAGACTTCCTTAACGGGCGAGCTGGCCAATATAGGATGCCATTCCGCCCAGGTGTCTGTTGATAAGGAATTATGTACGCAGATGAACAACTTGATGCTGGAAGTAGCTGCTTTACGGAACGAGGTTCGAAGAAAACCGCGATTTAACTTCAGGGGACGCTCAAGATCAAGAAGCAGATCGAGGTATGGGTCTAACTCTGTGGCTAGGACCCCCGAGAGTCCTGACTGGTTGTGTCACTATCATTTCCGGTTTGGAGCCAGATCCAGAAGGTGCGAAGAGCCGTGCAATTTTAACAAGAGACCGTCAGCGGAAAACTAAATGAGGCGACCTCCGAGGAGACGGGAGATACATCCGCCGGTATGAAAAATTATCGTCTCAGTATTTATGACTGTAAAAATTCATTGAGTTTCCTTATTGATACAGGAGCTAATATTTATTGGGCGCAACTAATCGCGCGCACTTACACCCGATGACTGGCCGTACTGCCGTTTACATACATGAACAATactcatacaatatacatataatacccCTACAAGGGTCTGTAACAGAGCGAGAAAAATGTATGTCTATTACCTGCTTCGCTGtttccagcctgcctagcatacgccaacaagATATCTCACtgtcgagataattaaaaactactcgtctcataatgccCAAATCTCGACATCATCTCGACAAAACTAGAGttttgaccctagcatgacaaacatttttctcgcgtagatctatcatcgaatgatagatctacgcgagaaaaaatgtttgtcatgttaGGATCAATAgaaatgaagagacaaaccatcaaacatcgagaaaacatcaCTCTACAGTGATGTTTTCTCGATGGCGtatggcgtatgctaggcaggctggtagTGATAGCGTGTTTCTTATTCTTATCTCCAATTATTATTGGAAGTGACTTAAATATGAAACGATAAAATAATCACCAATGATCATTTAATTCCCAaacttagatataaaaaaataatagccacaaataaattaatatggtTTAAATTGGTTTAAAAGTTGAAAAACCTTACCAAATACAAATATAAGAAAACCTAATGCATTTGCAAGACGTTAAATATCAGCAAAGTAAATCTTATAAGGATTTACGAGTTTTTGTCTCAAAAAGTCAAAACAAGCTTCGTGCATGATATCATTCTGAGTTAACCGAAATtgaccataaaatattataattatgcaaaACTTTACGATAATTTTCAACCTTATTACGATGCAATAAAAGCTAATTTAGAACTGTTTAATGTTTGATAAAATCACATTTTGAAGATAatctaaattaaactttatgtaCTAAACATAAAGTTTTGTTTACTTTGAATCAAAACTTGCATTAAAGGTTAGTTTTAGTATTTGAAAATATACCAATCACAAAGTGGACGAGGAAGTTAATTTTGTCTTCATATTGTGACGGAAGACAACCTTTGAACTATTATTATCGTAGTATATTCCTTATCATCCATACCTCTATAATTAtctatgttatattattatcttcttcttatatataaaattctcgtgtcacaatgttaggccgcgtactcctccgaaacggctttactgattttaacccaattttatatgcagtgggtctgagaatcggctactgagtactttttatattgataagtgcatt encodes the following:
- the LOC121729584 gene encoding uncharacterized protein LOC121729584, with translation MMHPAVAGQFPPNPAPANPTTQAVIKTEESNLATISVSTRIPEFWVELPRLWFAQFEATMNPQKQGDDCKFQLVISKLGRDALQQVSDIVYKPPDSNKYQALKDRLLQVFEESPERQFQRLVSELDLGSQKPSQLLRKMRELARNCQASEETVQSLWFSRLPPAVRAVLAASADQKLDNLSPIADKVMESMHQTSLTGELANIGCHSAQVSVDKELCTQMNNLMLEVAALRNEVRRKPRFNFRGRSRSRSRSRYGSNSVARTPESPDWLCHYHFRFGARSRRCEEPCNFNKRPSAEN